The segment GAGCTATGAGCCGTTTGAAGTACCAGCAGAAGTATATGACGACTATAAGAAGTCAGTAGCAGACAGAGGGACTGCAAAATCAGAAGAATGGAAAGCCCTTGTAGGAAAGTATAAGGAAAAATATCCTGAACTTGGAAAAGAAATAGAAGAAATATCAGCAGGAACATTATTTGATAATATGAAGATAGAATTTCCGGCATATGAAACAGGACATTCACAGGCAACAAGAAATGCATCAAATGATGCAATAAATGCAATAGCATCTTCAATACCGAACTTCATAGGAGGATCAGCAGATTTAGCACATTCGAATATGACAATGATAAAAGGAGAAGGACTGTTTGATGCAGAACATAGAGAAAACAGAAATATCCAGTTTGGAGTAAGAGAATTTGCAATGGGAGCAATAATGAACGGGATGGTTCTGCATGGAGGATTAAAGACATTTGGAGGGACATTCTTTGTATTTAGTGACTATGTAAAAGCAGCAATAAGATTATCGGCATTAATGGGATTACCAGTAACTTATGTACTGACACATGACAGTATAGCAGTAGGAGAAGACGGACCGACACATGAGCCGATAGAACAGCTTGCAGGATTAAGAGCAATACCGAATATAAATGTAATAAGACCGGCGGACAGCAAGGAGACACAGGGAGCATGGAAAGTGGCTGTAGAAAGTAAAAAGACACCTACATTACTTGTATTAAGCAGACAGAACCTTGATGTAACAGCAGGCTCATCAATGGAAGAAGTAGCAAAGGGAGCTTATGTATCTTATGAGACAAATAAAGACTTTGGAAGAATAATAATAGCAACAGGATCAGAAGTATCACTGGCAGTGGGAGCAGCAAAGGAACTGGAAAAAGCAGGAGAATCAGTAAGGGTAGTAAGTATGCCTAGTATGGAACTGTTTGAAAGACAGAGCTGTGAGTATAAGGAAAGTATTCTTCCGAAAGGGATAAGAAACAGAGTATCACTGGAAATGGGATCGACATTTGGATGGCATAAATATGTAGGAATGGATGGACTTGCAATAGGAATAGATACATTTGGAGCATCAGCGCCTGCAGGAAAAGTAATAGAAGAGTATGGATTTACAGTAGAAAAGATTGTTAATAAGATAAAGGGATAAT is part of the Sebaldella sp. S0638 genome and harbors:
- the tkt gene encoding transketolase, which codes for SGHPGIVLGAAPMAYTLWSEHLNVNPKEPEWLNRDRFVLSAGHGSMLIYSLLHLSGFDVSMDDIKNFRQWGSKTPGHPEFGHTKGVDTTTGPLGQGIATAVGMALAETHLAKKYNKEDMNIIDHFTYVVCGDGDLMEGVSGEASSFAGVQKLGKLVVLYDSNDICLDGETRETFTEDVAKRYEAYGWQVLTVKDGNDLGAIDAAIKKAKKDTAKPTLIEIKTVIGYGAPTKAGKNSSHGAPLGADETKGLREYLKWSYEPFEVPAEVYDDYKKSVADRGTAKSEEWKALVGKYKEKYPELGKEIEEISAGTLFDNMKIEFPAYETGHSQATRNASNDAINAIASSIPNFIGGSADLAHSNMTMIKGEGLFDAEHRENRNIQFGVREFAMGAIMNGMVLHGGLKTFGGTFFVFSDYVKAAIRLSALMGLPVTYVLTHDSIAVGEDGPTHEPIEQLAGLRAIPNINVIRPADSKETQGAWKVAVESKKTPTLLVLSRQNLDVTAGSSMEEVAKGAYVSYETNKDFGRIIIATGSEVSLAVGAAKELEKAGESVRVVSMPSMELFERQSCEYKESILPKGIRNRVSLEMGSTFGWHKYVGMDGLAIGIDTFGASAPAGKVIEEYGFTVEKIVNKIKG